Part of the Desulfovulcanus ferrireducens genome, CAACCAGATTGAGGACCAAGGCCGCCAAAGCATCATTGTCTCCAAACTTTAACTCCTGAACAACCACTGTATCATTTTCATTAATAATAGGAATAACCTTCCAGGACAAAAGGTTGAGCAGAGTGTTTCGTGCATTGAGAAACCTCTCCCTGCTTTTTAGATCATCCTTTGTCAGCAGAATCTGAGCAGTTATCTTATTATATCTCGCGAATGCTTCATCATAAGCGTGCATCAGTCTGCTCTGGCCAATAGCCGAAACTGCCTGCTTATATGCTAGACACTCCTTTACCTTGCAAGAGGTCATGACCTTGCATCCGGCGGCCACAGCACCCGATGAAACCAAAAGGATATCCCGCCCTTGGTCATGAAGAAGAGAAATCTCATCTGCCAGCCTGTTGATGACTCTCGGATCCAGGCCATTAGCGCCGGTTAAAACCGCACTGCCTACCTTGATGACTATTTTTTTGGCCCGATTCAGAATTTGTTCTTTATATTTTTTATATTCCTGCAACATTTCGTTGATTTTTTAGCCGTAGTCGTGATTAGAGATGACCCTGCGCCCATCTCTATCCACTCCGTGACAATAAATAAAATTTTTCCCACATAGCCTCTAGTAGTTGGCCGACACCTTTACCATTCAAGGCAGAAATCAAAAATACTTTTTGCTTGTATGTGCTCAAGGTTTTTTGAAGCTTATTTATTTCTACTTCACTCAACAAATCAATTTTATTCAAAACCAAAATCTGCTCTTTTTGGGCCAAATCCGGGCTACATTCCCATAATTCGATATTAATTAACTCAAAACCAGAGAATATATCGTCCAGATCTACATCTTCTACACTTAAAATATGCACCAAGAACTTGGTCCGCTCCACATGCTTTAAAAATCTATCCCCTAATCCCTGCCCCTTATGCGCCCCCTCAATAAGGCCAGGGATATCGGCAACAACCATCCGCCGACCAAAATCATCTTCCACTACCCCCAAATTAGGGGTCAAGGTGGTAAATGGATAAGGTCCGATTTTGGGCCTGGCTGCAGATATCTTTGAGATGAAGGTAGATTTACCAGCATTTGGCAGGCCAACCAAGCCGACATCAGCGATAACCTTCAACTCAAGACGGATTGTTTTTTCTTCCCCTTCCTCACCAGGCTGGGCGAATCTTGGGGTACGCATGGTTGAAGACTTGAAGTGCACATTACCTTTGCCCCCGCGACCTCCCTTAGCCACTAAAAACATCTGTCCATCTTGAACGAGATCGACCAAAAGCTTTTCCCGTCCATTCTCTAAAACTTCGTACACTAAAGTCCCTACGGGGACGTCAATTATCAGGTCATCACCGGAACGACCATAGCGCTGCTTGCCCATTCCTGGCTGCCCATTTCGAGCCTCATGGACTCTTTTATGACGAAAATCATATAGTGTTAGAAGCTTAGAGCTGGCCCTAAGATAAACATCCCCTCCTTTGCCGCCGTCTCCACCATCAGGCCCACCTTTGGGAACATATTTTTCTCTGCGAAAGGATACGCATCCATTGCCCCCCTTGCCTGAGCGGACTAAAATCTTTGCTTCGTCTACAAAACGCATACTTTACTACTATAAGCCAGGTGACAGACTTCCCAAATTAAACATGGACCAGAACAGTCTGCCACTAACTCTCTAAGTTTAATGTTCTAAATGTTCTATTTGTTACAATTCATACTTATAAACAACAAATACCTAAAATATTCGTTTTCGCAAGGCAATACTTGGAAAAATAAAAAAAGCCGCCCAGAGGAAATCCAGGCGGCTAACAGGCAAAAAGTTACTTTCTGTCTGACTAAACAGCAGGGACTACACTAACTCTGGTTTTAACCTTTTTATTGCGGACAAACTTTTCAAATTTAACCACACCATCCGTAAGAGCGAACAGGGT contains:
- the obgE gene encoding GTPase ObgE; translation: MRFVDEAKILVRSGKGGNGCVSFRREKYVPKGGPDGGDGGKGGDVYLRASSKLLTLYDFRHKRVHEARNGQPGMGKQRYGRSGDDLIIDVPVGTLVYEVLENGREKLLVDLVQDGQMFLVAKGGRGGKGNVHFKSSTMRTPRFAQPGEEGEEKTIRLELKVIADVGLVGLPNAGKSTFISKISAARPKIGPYPFTTLTPNLGVVEDDFGRRMVVADIPGLIEGAHKGQGLGDRFLKHVERTKFLVHILSVEDVDLDDIFSGFELINIELWECSPDLAQKEQILVLNKIDLLSEVEINKLQKTLSTYKQKVFLISALNGKGVGQLLEAMWEKFYLLSRSG